The Pirellulales bacterium genome contains the following window.
GCTCAACAGCTTTTGCCGTGCTTCATTGGAAAGCGACAATCCCGGCCGGCCGTGTTGACGGCGGAAGTGGTCAAAAAAATAGTTCAGCAGTAGTTCGATGTCACTGCCGCGATAGCGTAGCGGCGGAACATTCAGGTCGAACACGGTCAGGCGGTAGTACAAATCTTCGCGGAATTTCCGCTGTTGCACATGCGATTGCAAATCCTGGTTTGTCGCGGCGATGACGCGCACATCGACCGTGATTTGCTGCGTTGCGCCGACGGGCAAGAACGGGTGCCCTTCGAGAATTCGCAGCAGCTTGGCCTGGCCTTCCCAAGTGAGTTCGCCGATCTCGTCGAGAAACAGCGTGCCGCAGTCGGCCTGCTGGAAGTAGCCCGTATGATCCCGATCCGCGCTGGTGAACGAGCCGGCCTTATGGCCGAACAACTGGCTTTCCATCAGCTCGCTGGGAATCGCGGCGCAGTTGACCGATAGCATCGGCCGGTCGGCCCGCGGGCTGGCGCGATGGATTGCCCGGGCGACCAACTCCTTTCCCGAGCCGCTTTCGCCGCGAATCAGCACACAGCCGGTGCTGCGAGCGACGCGGTCGATCTTTCCCTTGAGATCGGTCATCGCGGGGCAATCGCCGATCAATTCGCTATGGCCCGACGACTGGGCCATCAGGCGGCGATAGTCGGTTTCCAAGCTGGCTCGCTGCCTCGCCCGCACGAGAGCAACGACCATGATATTGGCCAGGGAAATGCTGAAATCGAAATCGCTCTGGCGAAATCGGCCGCGCTGGAGATAGGCGTGCAATGCGCCGACGGTCACCCCCTGCCGCACGAGCGGCACACACAGTGCATCGGCAAAGTGCGACAGGCTGGCGGTTGTTTTGTCGGCCTTTTGCCGGGCGATCCACACCGCGTTGCCCTGTTTGCACACCAACTCGGTGAGCGATTGGCTCAAGCGGATCGGCTCTGCGGCCGTCTCGGGAATCACCATCTTCGGCTTCAGCCGACCCGCCTCGTCGACCCACAGGAAGCCGACCACCGCGGCATGCGTTTGCTCGCGCAACAAATCGAGCGATACCTGCGTGACTTCGTCGGGATGGTCGAGCGCCAACAGCCGAAGGCTCAACTGATAGAGTACCAAAAGTTGCCGGGCTTGATCGGTATCGCGGAGCGCGCTGAGCGCGATTACGCCCGTGTCGCCGGTCGAACTGCCGCCGAACATCGGGAGGTTCTTGACGATCGTTTGCGTGAAGTCGGCATCGGGATCGGTGCTGACCGTCGGCGGCTGATCCGAAACCTGAAACGCGAACTCGGTCGAACCAATGCGCACCGTGTGGCCGTCGGCGAGCACGGCGTCGTCGGCGCGCTGATCGTTGACGAAGGTGCCATTGCGGCTGTCGGCATCGACCACCATCCAATGCTGATCGACGAATTTCAAAACGGCGTGAACCCGCGAACAGAGCGGATCCGTAAGCACGACCGCGCAATCGGGATCGCGACCGATCCGGCATTCGACGGCCGGGTCGAGTAGAAACGTGGTGCCGGCCCGGGCCCCGGCCGTCATCGTCAGATACGAGTATTTGGAAGCCGTTACGACAGTCACCAAAAACTCCTGAATCGTGCTTCGATGCCGGAGAAGCAACGCGAGCGTGCCGTTGTCTAAAATTCGCCGATCAACACACTAGCCCGAAGCGTCGGCGAGGACCAAACACACTAGCCCGAAGCGTCAGCGAGGACCAAACACACTAGCCCGAAGCGTCAGCGAGGAAATTATTGACCGACGCGCCCTCCTCCGCCTCGTTCACGGACAAGTCGGCGTTTTAGCCGCAGCAAGTTTGCCGCACGCCGCATTTTCCGGTACGCTTGCCTAGCAGTAACTACTATAACAAGCGCCGACGGCGTTGGGAGCGAGGACAGGATATCAGAACGTCACGGGCGAGAGCCCAGAGCGGAATGAGATGGACGCGACTTCCAAAGGGACGAAGGCGAATGGCGTCGCGGCGGAATCGAACGTTCGCCATTCTGCGGCCCCCGACCGCTGTCCGCTGGCCCCTGCCTCCGAGGCTGTCCTTCTGATCGGCCATGGCACTCGCGATCCGATGGGAGTGGCCGAATTCTTGCGGTTGGCCGAACTCGTGCGGCCGCTCCTATTGCCGCGACCGATGGCAGCGTGTTTTCTTGAATTGGC
Protein-coding sequences here:
- a CDS encoding sigma 54-interacting transcriptional regulator → MTVVTASKYSYLTMTAGARAGTTFLLDPAVECRIGRDPDCAVVLTDPLCSRVHAVLKFVDQHWMVVDADSRNGTFVNDQRADDAVLADGHTVRIGSTEFAFQVSDQPPTVSTDPDADFTQTIVKNLPMFGGSSTGDTGVIALSALRDTDQARQLLVLYQLSLRLLALDHPDEVTQVSLDLLREQTHAAVVGFLWVDEAGRLKPKMVIPETAAEPIRLSQSLTELVCKQGNAVWIARQKADKTTASLSHFADALCVPLVRQGVTVGALHAYLQRGRFRQSDFDFSISLANIMVVALVRARQRASLETDYRRLMAQSSGHSELIGDCPAMTDLKGKIDRVARSTGCVLIRGESGSGKELVARAIHRASPRADRPMLSVNCAAIPSELMESQLFGHKAGSFTSADRDHTGYFQQADCGTLFLDEIGELTWEGQAKLLRILEGHPFLPVGATQQITVDVRVIAATNQDLQSHVQQRKFREDLYYRLTVFDLNVPPLRYRGSDIELLLNYFFDHFRRQHGRPGLSLSNEARQKLLSYSWPGNIRQLRNVIDSAVVLASGSEIEPDDLGLRGSGAGGELDSLRLDHWERKLVAEALRRTAGNVPEAAKLLAIGRATLYRKIEEYGIER